Proteins encoded together in one Miscanthus floridulus cultivar M001 chromosome 16, ASM1932011v1, whole genome shotgun sequence window:
- the LOC136514165 gene encoding uncharacterized protein isoform X3 — MYIHAVGRRAGVALRRIRREQRDDGGGELHGAQGRQPHLHGVREDGVTFEFIVQPHLRHLRLGCWLNTVPPTASVSAGPAFTSASSVSALVSFTEPCPGGGGFVCNATYCNLIVYGPGSVDPSTLQVLSPVLRYSVAVAISPDAQYGRLVLVMGRGFCTDAAGHPFTRTPNSTFTLRFDRRSDSMNITATVPEKMLQIQGVTRLVQATNDEEGLRIYLAFAQPVLNSSEQILSALTATGAVLTPTNRSTLGKRRFGYVVNKMSDTTIVTVACDTSSIISRQGTPVLSAEPFTFLYDTQRPWVKLGTSARRTSSRDIPVLIKFAKPVFNFSTSAVQVSGGNVLSFHEASKSIYTLQIQAVDKLVSVQVAENAAQDVAGNPNLPSDVLQVRHYSVPASSSWIAAITTVIFLTTAAVATLLTVSTSSLVASGAISRPSSYMISEPSRNVLRMACHIQVFALSRWLSVNLPIEYYEFAKGIEWSIPYMRLPWEGPAADPFLGYSTMPAIAYSELLDRNAVGTVNISYPRAQGQPMTPTQIIPSDPVFPTEIPEDGKPTPPMQTPRDATPVMPVQTPLPLDGMPLTAMEYRSFFENPDMKPEAQIIMKLQDLDGWKYFGRNMFWLGVIGGGLILLHLLTLFYFKLRFRDREQWRRHGYGSLVLPRLEIMVVVLAMPCVAQAAAALIRGGTTCGLVVGIVLTAVLTSFLVGLLLFLSLGITMGRLLQYKEVHQEGQEYDHWYQELVRRTLGPGKRGQWTWKDPRRAACLLKIGPLFEDLRGPPKHMLTQIATRGGGGGKRRAAGGGPERMIASEDENEDSEAPFIQKLFGVLRVYFTLLESVKRVAVGIVAGAHASSGRSSRAHAVAVLSVASFQLFFMLLKKPFIKKRVQLVEILSVTSEVTVFAACLALIDRTSAASGGGGWLPDGEARGVGLAMLGAFVLGFAAQVCNEWNALYRQARLLSADRSSFLDGAKTACLGLLLLVLPSSVLGERVAVKHQQVPPPPGGGGAGESVSASTAADGGRGGSGSEGSRGSRGSNNERWWLRQLREMAKASFSKEGNAVPAGGGGEEASTSGSKARSGESKSKSKSLYNDLEAIFSNTSR, encoded by the exons ATGTACATCCATGCAGTTGGACGGCGAGCCGGCGTCGCCCTGCGGCGGATCCGGCGGGAACAacgggacgacggcggcggcgaactACACGGGGCTCAAGGACGGCAACCACACCTTCACGGCGTGCGCGAGGACGGCGTCACCTTCGAATTCATCGTCCAGCCTCACCTGCGCCACCTACGCTTGGGATGTTGGTTGA ACACTGTCCCACCAACGGCGTCCGTGTCGGCGGGGCCGGCGTTCACGAGCGCCTCCAGCGTGTCGGCGCTCGTCTCCTTCACCGAGCCCTGCCCCGGCGGTGGTGGATTCGTCTGCAACGCCACCTACTGCAAT CTCATCGTGTACGGCCCCGGCAGTGTGGACCCGTCGACGCTCCAGGTGCTCAGCCCCGTCCTGCGCTACTCCGTCGCCGTCGCCATCTCGCCGGACGCGCAGTACGGCCGCCTCGTCCTCGTCATGGGCAGGGGCTTCTGCACGGACGCCGCCGGCCACCCGTTCACCAGGACGCCCAACTCCACTTTCACCCTGCGCTTCG ATCGAAGGAGTGACTCCATGAACATCACCGCCACTGTTCCTGAGAAGATGCTCCAGATACAGGGCGTCACCAGGCTGGTTCAGGCCACCAACGACGAAGAGGGCCTCAGGATATACCTCGCCTTCGCCCAGCCGGTGCTCAACTCGTCCGAGCAGATCCTGAGTGCCCTTACGGCGACCGGCGCCGTGCTCACACCCACCAACAGAAGCACCCTCGGCAAACGCCGCTTCGGCTATGTT GTGAACAAGATGTCTGACACCACCATTGTGACCGTTGCCTGCGACACAAGCTCTATTATCAGCAGGCAAGGGACTCCGGTTCTTTCAGCAGAGCCATTCACGTTTCTTTATG ACACACAGAGACCTTGGGTTAAACTCGGCACATCGGCTCGCCGGACCAGCTCTCGCGACATCCCGGTCCTGATCAAGTTTGCAAAGCCTGTGTTCAACTTCAGCACCTCGGCAGTGCAGGTGTCTGGGGGCAATGTGCTGAG CTTCCATGAAGCCAGTAAGAGCATATACACGCTGCAGATACAGGCGGTCGACAAGCTGGTGTCGGTTCAGGTCGCAGAGAACGCAGCCCAGGACGTGGCTGGGAACCCCAACCTACCATCAGACGTTCTTCAAGTCAGGCACT ATTCTGTGCCTGCGTCATCGTCTTGGATCGCGGCAATCACCACTGTCATATTTCTGACAACTGCTGCCGTTGCCACACTCCTCACCGTTTCGACATCGTCTCTCGTCGCTTCCGGAGCTATCTCGAGGCCCTCTTCCTACATGATCTCAGAGCCATCAAGGAATGTCTTG AGGATGGCATGCCACATCCAAGTCTTTGCTCTGTCAAGATGGCTGTCAGTCAACCTGCCAATCGAGTACTACGAGTTTGCAAAGGGGATAGAATGGAGCATCCCCTACATGCGTCTGCCATGGGAAGGCCCGGCCGCAGACCCATTCCTGGGATACTCCACAATGCCTGCAATTGCATACTCGGAGCTGCTCGACAGGAACGCCGTCGGCACTGTAAACATCTCCTATCCTCGAGCACAAGGTCAGCCGATGACGCCGACGCAGATCATCCCATCAGACCCGGTATTCCCAACGGAGATCCCTGAAGATGGGAAACCCACACCGCCGATGCAAACTCCTAGAGACGCCACGCCGGTGATGCCAGTGCAGACCCCGTTGCCGTTGGACGGGATGCCCCTGACTGCAATGGAGTACCGTTCTTTCTTCGAG AACCCGGACATGAAGCCTGAGGCACAGATCATCATGAAGCTACAAGATTTGGATGG GTGGAAGTACTTCGGCAGGAACATGTTCTGGCTGGGCGTCATCGGCGGCGGCCTCATCCTCCTGCATCTCCTCACCCTCTTCTACTTCAAGCTGAGGTTCAGAGACAGGGAGCAGTGGCGGCGGCATGGCTACGGCTCGCTGGTTCTCCCCAGGCTGGAGATCATGGTCGTCGTTCTGGCAATGCCGTGTGTCGCCCAGGCAGCGGCAGCGCTCATCAGGGGCGGGACCACGTGCGGCCTGGTGGTAGGGATCGTGCTCACCGCCGTCCTGACTTCGTTCCTGGTGGGCCTGCTGCTGTTCCTGTCGCTGGGCATCACCATGGGCAGGCTGCTGCAGTACAAGGAGGTGCACCAGGAGGGGCAGGAGTACGACCACTGGTACCAGGAGCTGGTCCGCCGCACGCTGGGCCCCGGCAAGCGCGGGCAGTGGACATGGAAggacccgcgccgcgccgcctgcCTGCTCAAGATCGGCCCTCTCTTCGAGGACCTGCGCGGTCCGCCCAAGCACATGCTGACGCAGATCGCCacgcgcggcggcggaggcggcaagCGCCGCGCTGCAGGCGGTGGACCAGAGCGGATGATCGCGTCGGAGGACGAGAACGAGGACTCGGAGGCGCCCTTCATCCAGAAGCTCTTCGGCGTGCTCCGGGTCTACTTCACGCTGCTGGAGTCGGTGAAGCGCGTGGCGGTGGGCATCGTGGCCGGCGCGCACGCGTCATCGGGGCGGTCGTCCCGCGCGCACGCTGTGGCGGTGCTGTCCGTCGCCTCGTTCCAGCTCTTCTTCATGCTGCTCAAGAAGCCCTTCATTAAGAAGCGGGTGCAGCTGGTGGAGATCCTGTCGGTGACCAGCGAGGTGACCGTGTTCGCGGCGTGCCTGGCGCTGATCGACAGGACGTCGGCGGCGAGCGGTGGCGGCGGGTGGCTGCCCGACGGCGAAGCCCGCGGCGTGGGGCTGGCAATGCTGGGCGCCTTCGTGCTGGGGTTCGCGGCGCAGGTGTGCAACGAGTGGAACGCGCTGTACCGGCAGGCGCGCCTGCTGAGCGCCGACCGGAGCTCGTTCCTGGACGGCGCCAAGACGGCGTGCCtgggcctgctgctgctggtgctgccGTCGTCGGTCCTCGGCGAGCGGGTGGCGGTGAAGCACCAGCAGGTCCCGCCACCTCCGGGCGGCGGTGGAGCCGGGGAGAGCGTGTCGGCGTCGACGGCGGCCGACGGGGGCAGGGGCGGGAGCGGGAGCGAGGGTTCCCGGGGCTCGAGGGGCTCCAACAACGAGCGGTGGTGGCTTCGGCAGCTGCGGGAGATGGCGAAGGCCAGCTTCAGCAAGGAGGGCAATGCGgtcccggccggcggcggcggggaggaggcGTCGACCAGCGGCAGCAAGGCGAGGAGTGGGGAGTCGAAGTCGAAGTCCAAGAGCCTCTACAACGATCTCgaggccatcttctccaataCCAGCAGGTGA
- the LOC136514165 gene encoding uncharacterized protein isoform X5, producing MGRGFCTDAAGHPFTRTPNSTFTLRFDRRSDSMNITATVPEKMLQIQGVTRLVQATNDEEGLRIYLAFAQPVLNSSEQILSALTATGAVLTPTNRSTLGKRRFGYVVNKMSDTTIVTVACDTSSIISRQGTPVLSAEPFTFLYDTQRPWVKLGTSARRTSSRDIPVLIKFAKPVFNFSTSAVQVSGGNVLSFHEASKSIYTLQIQAVDKLVSVQVAENAAQDVAGNPNLPSDVLQVRHYSVPASSSWIAAITTVIFLTTAAVATLLTVSTSSLVASGAISRPSSYMISEPSRNVLRMACHIQVFALSRWLSVNLPIEYYEFAKGIEWSIPYMRLPWEGPAADPFLGYSTMPAIAYSELLDRNAVGTVNISYPRAQGQPMTPTQIIPSDPVFPTEIPEDGKPTPPMQTPRDATPVMPVQTPLPLDGMPLTAMEYRSFFENPDMKPEAQIIMKLQDLDGWKYFGRNMFWLGVIGGGLILLHLLTLFYFKLRFRDREQWRRHGYGSLVLPRLEIMVVVLAMPCVAQAAAALIRGGTTCGLVVGIVLTAVLTSFLVGLLLFLSLGITMGRLLQYKEVHQEGQEYDHWYQELVRRTLGPGKRGQWTWKDPRRAACLLKIGPLFEDLRGPPKHMLTQIATRGGGGGKRRAAGGGPERMIASEDENEDSEAPFIQKLFGVLRVYFTLLESVKRVAVGIVAGAHASSGRSSRAHAVAVLSVASFQLFFMLLKKPFIKKRVQLVEILSVTSEVTVFAACLALIDRTSAASGGGGWLPDGEARGVGLAMLGAFVLGFAAQVCNEWNALYRQARLLSADRSSFLDGAKTACLGLLLLVLPSSVLGERVAVKHQQVPPPPGGGGAGESVSASTAADGGRGGSGSEGSRGSRGSNNERWWLRQLREMAKASFSKEGNAVPAGGGGEEASTSGSKARSGESKSKSKSLYNDLEAIFSNTSR from the exons ATGGGCAGGGGCTTCTGCACGGACGCCGCCGGCCACCCGTTCACCAGGACGCCCAACTCCACTTTCACCCTGCGCTTCG ATCGAAGGAGTGACTCCATGAACATCACCGCCACTGTTCCTGAGAAGATGCTCCAGATACAGGGCGTCACCAGGCTGGTTCAGGCCACCAACGACGAAGAGGGCCTCAGGATATACCTCGCCTTCGCCCAGCCGGTGCTCAACTCGTCCGAGCAGATCCTGAGTGCCCTTACGGCGACCGGCGCCGTGCTCACACCCACCAACAGAAGCACCCTCGGCAAACGCCGCTTCGGCTATGTT GTGAACAAGATGTCTGACACCACCATTGTGACCGTTGCCTGCGACACAAGCTCTATTATCAGCAGGCAAGGGACTCCGGTTCTTTCAGCAGAGCCATTCACGTTTCTTTATG ACACACAGAGACCTTGGGTTAAACTCGGCACATCGGCTCGCCGGACCAGCTCTCGCGACATCCCGGTCCTGATCAAGTTTGCAAAGCCTGTGTTCAACTTCAGCACCTCGGCAGTGCAGGTGTCTGGGGGCAATGTGCTGAG CTTCCATGAAGCCAGTAAGAGCATATACACGCTGCAGATACAGGCGGTCGACAAGCTGGTGTCGGTTCAGGTCGCAGAGAACGCAGCCCAGGACGTGGCTGGGAACCCCAACCTACCATCAGACGTTCTTCAAGTCAGGCACT ATTCTGTGCCTGCGTCATCGTCTTGGATCGCGGCAATCACCACTGTCATATTTCTGACAACTGCTGCCGTTGCCACACTCCTCACCGTTTCGACATCGTCTCTCGTCGCTTCCGGAGCTATCTCGAGGCCCTCTTCCTACATGATCTCAGAGCCATCAAGGAATGTCTTG AGGATGGCATGCCACATCCAAGTCTTTGCTCTGTCAAGATGGCTGTCAGTCAACCTGCCAATCGAGTACTACGAGTTTGCAAAGGGGATAGAATGGAGCATCCCCTACATGCGTCTGCCATGGGAAGGCCCGGCCGCAGACCCATTCCTGGGATACTCCACAATGCCTGCAATTGCATACTCGGAGCTGCTCGACAGGAACGCCGTCGGCACTGTAAACATCTCCTATCCTCGAGCACAAGGTCAGCCGATGACGCCGACGCAGATCATCCCATCAGACCCGGTATTCCCAACGGAGATCCCTGAAGATGGGAAACCCACACCGCCGATGCAAACTCCTAGAGACGCCACGCCGGTGATGCCAGTGCAGACCCCGTTGCCGTTGGACGGGATGCCCCTGACTGCAATGGAGTACCGTTCTTTCTTCGAG AACCCGGACATGAAGCCTGAGGCACAGATCATCATGAAGCTACAAGATTTGGATGG GTGGAAGTACTTCGGCAGGAACATGTTCTGGCTGGGCGTCATCGGCGGCGGCCTCATCCTCCTGCATCTCCTCACCCTCTTCTACTTCAAGCTGAGGTTCAGAGACAGGGAGCAGTGGCGGCGGCATGGCTACGGCTCGCTGGTTCTCCCCAGGCTGGAGATCATGGTCGTCGTTCTGGCAATGCCGTGTGTCGCCCAGGCAGCGGCAGCGCTCATCAGGGGCGGGACCACGTGCGGCCTGGTGGTAGGGATCGTGCTCACCGCCGTCCTGACTTCGTTCCTGGTGGGCCTGCTGCTGTTCCTGTCGCTGGGCATCACCATGGGCAGGCTGCTGCAGTACAAGGAGGTGCACCAGGAGGGGCAGGAGTACGACCACTGGTACCAGGAGCTGGTCCGCCGCACGCTGGGCCCCGGCAAGCGCGGGCAGTGGACATGGAAggacccgcgccgcgccgcctgcCTGCTCAAGATCGGCCCTCTCTTCGAGGACCTGCGCGGTCCGCCCAAGCACATGCTGACGCAGATCGCCacgcgcggcggcggaggcggcaagCGCCGCGCTGCAGGCGGTGGACCAGAGCGGATGATCGCGTCGGAGGACGAGAACGAGGACTCGGAGGCGCCCTTCATCCAGAAGCTCTTCGGCGTGCTCCGGGTCTACTTCACGCTGCTGGAGTCGGTGAAGCGCGTGGCGGTGGGCATCGTGGCCGGCGCGCACGCGTCATCGGGGCGGTCGTCCCGCGCGCACGCTGTGGCGGTGCTGTCCGTCGCCTCGTTCCAGCTCTTCTTCATGCTGCTCAAGAAGCCCTTCATTAAGAAGCGGGTGCAGCTGGTGGAGATCCTGTCGGTGACCAGCGAGGTGACCGTGTTCGCGGCGTGCCTGGCGCTGATCGACAGGACGTCGGCGGCGAGCGGTGGCGGCGGGTGGCTGCCCGACGGCGAAGCCCGCGGCGTGGGGCTGGCAATGCTGGGCGCCTTCGTGCTGGGGTTCGCGGCGCAGGTGTGCAACGAGTGGAACGCGCTGTACCGGCAGGCGCGCCTGCTGAGCGCCGACCGGAGCTCGTTCCTGGACGGCGCCAAGACGGCGTGCCtgggcctgctgctgctggtgctgccGTCGTCGGTCCTCGGCGAGCGGGTGGCGGTGAAGCACCAGCAGGTCCCGCCACCTCCGGGCGGCGGTGGAGCCGGGGAGAGCGTGTCGGCGTCGACGGCGGCCGACGGGGGCAGGGGCGGGAGCGGGAGCGAGGGTTCCCGGGGCTCGAGGGGCTCCAACAACGAGCGGTGGTGGCTTCGGCAGCTGCGGGAGATGGCGAAGGCCAGCTTCAGCAAGGAGGGCAATGCGgtcccggccggcggcggcggggaggaggcGTCGACCAGCGGCAGCAAGGCGAGGAGTGGGGAGTCGAAGTCGAAGTCCAAGAGCCTCTACAACGATCTCgaggccatcttctccaataCCAGCAGGTGA